CCCGGCCAGTACTCATATTTCTTCACCAGCCCGCTTTCCTTCGCCACCTCATGCAGTGTTTGGAACATTGCCCGGATCGGCTCTGGCTTCACCTCGTCGAGCACCGCTCTCATCTGTCCATCTCCCACCAACCCCTTGATCTGGTAGATGCTTTTCAAGTTCTCCTGTTCCGGCTTCGTTTGTTCTCCAAACTCCAGCAACGACGCTTTTTTCAGCGAAAACATCGCAAACCCACTCCGCAGGATGTCTCCCAACTCATAGGTCCGATTATTGGCTCGATAGTCCTCGATTTCATCGAACTTCGCGCTGACTTTCCCGAAGACTTCTTCAAATGTTCGCTCTTTGATTCCCGGTTGTTTGGTGTTTGTCATCCCTTCAGTTTATCTTTTTTGGCTTTTGTTTTCCAAACAAAGAATTGCTGGCGGTCGTATTAGAAAATAGTTAAGTCATTCAATAAAATGAACTTAGTGATCTACTGACTACTGACTACTGACTATAAACTGGTATAATTCAGTATTGAACCTTCGGTGACTGGCAGGCTGGAGGCACGTATGAATCAGACAGATAATGTCACACAGATCAACGAATTGATGATCCTGGTTCGTGAAATAAGCGCCCGGCTGTAATCCACGCCTCATTTCCGGCTGGCTGACAGACTGGTCCAACCTTTCAACGGCCAGCGGAGTTGGGCGGAATAGGCGGTTGGAAAGTCTGGTTCGCCTTCAATTCCGACATCCCTGGTGGTGAGATGTCCAGAATGGCTGCGATAGGTCTTGAACAGCAAATCCCAAACAGCGAAAAAAGCGCCGAAATTGACATTGCTCCGGTCCGCTTCCTTTTGATGATGCCAGCGATGGAGTTCAGCTACGCAAAACACGAACCGCAACCACCCGGCGCGGTAGTCGATGTTCCCATGCTGCAACATCATATTGATTCCGAGAATCGCCAAGGCGCCGACCACGACCGGATACGGCGCGCCAAGCACCAGGACGAGCGTCACCCCTGGCACCCCTTCCAGAACCTGGTGAAGAGGATGGCGCTTTTCACCATTGACCCAATACAATCGCTTTGAACTGTGATGAACAGCGTGAAACCTCCACAAAATTTCGTTGGAGTGGCTCCATCGGTGGACCAGATACAAAAACAGGTCAATGATTGCCAAACAGACACCGACTTGAAGCGCAAGCGGCCATTCAACCGGCCACCAGTCGGCGAATAGAAGGCGGTCAACCAACACTGCGTACAGCATCAGGCTGACTTGTTTGATGCCGAAGTTCACCAGGTAGTGAAGAACGTCGGTCAGCGTATCGTGGTGGCTGTGATTCCAATCGGGTTCATAGGGCAACAGCCGTTCGAGACACCCGACACAGAGGGCGGAAACGACCATAACCGGCAAGACGACCTGAATTGACTGGAGTCCCGCCCCCAACCCCAGGATAATGATTGCCCCGCCGCCGAGCACCAACGTGGGGTAAATGAAAAATGACAAAACGGATTTGAGAAGCGTCATGATACCTTTCAATCTTGAATGAGTGATGGCGACCAGTTTGAAATCTATCACCCACTTTTTTGGAATACTTGAACGATTCAGCTATGCAGGAACGAGGCAAGTGGAAAGGCAATTTTACGCTCTGGTCCGGCGGGGGCGGATATGTCGGCACATCATCCGATACGAAGGTTCACGCCCATCACGCCATCCAATTGTGTTTTGCGCTTGAAGGATCCTTCAATCTCCGGTCCAGCCCATCACGAAAATGGGAAGCGTTCTCAGCGGCGTTGGTCGCCCCAGATGCGCCACATCAACTTGACGGCAGCGGCCATCGAATAGTTTTGGTGTACCTCGACCCCGAATCCGAAGCTGCCAGCCGGATCCGGACCCGGTTCACCGATGCGGCCATCCAACCAGTACCAGTTCAAACTCTGTCACCGTTGCTGGAGAAGATATATACCGAAGCTGGGCCCCAAGCCGACCTGATTCCGCTTTTCAACGCGATGGTCACGTCACTTGGCGGCGAAGCCAGCGTGCCGGGTTCGATGGATCCGCGAATTGCCCAGGCGACCAGGCTTTTGAATTCATCTGCTGAAGCGATTCCGACACTGCGGGAACTTGCCCAAAAGGTTCATTTGTCGCCGAGCCGCCTCGGACATTTGTTTCGAGCGCAGACGGGCCTCCCGCTTCGTTGTTACCGGCTTTGGCTCAGACTGCGACGGGCGCTTGACGCGTTGAACCAGACCGGTTCCCTCACCACTGCCGCCCACTCAGCCGCATTTGCCGATTCAGCCCATTTCAGCCGGACGTTTCGCCGAATGTTCGGTATCACACCGTCGGAATTAGCGGTTGAGCGGCAGACGCAACCCAGCAGGTCATATGCGCCAAGATAATACCAATTAGGGTTCAGGATTGCAGGGAAATACAATTGTTTCAATGGTTTAGCTGTTTGGTAATGCGAGTGCTTCATTGCAAAATGGGATGAAACACATTGGCCGGGTTCAGTAAAGATGTATGAAAGGAAATGTGGCTGGCGGTAATAAAAGCCACTCCTCGGTTACAATATTGGTTCCGGCGTTTTCGCCCACACAACCGATGGTCACCAGTCAAATCCCAACCAATCCATCCATTTTGAAGCGTCCCAAGGGTGAGTTTTTTTCTTGCCTTCAGTCCACTCTTGGTTTCAGGCACGAATCAGGAAATTGCGCATCATTCCGGCATCTTCGTGCTCCAGATTGTGGCAGTGGTAGACAAACAGACCGCTGTAATCCTCAAATTTGAGCAGCAATTTTACCCGCTCACCAGGCATGAGCAAAACCGTGTCTTTCCACCCTTCATCCACGTATCCGGCCCGCACCGTGTTCCAACCGGAAGCGAATCCCGGCGTGATTTGCCGTTCGATCACCTGGAATTGCACGCCATGAATGTGGATCGGATGCATCATCCGCATGCCCATCATTCGGGCGGAACCGGCATCATTGACGAGGTTCCATGCCTCCAGTGTGCCGAGTTGAACAATTTCGTTCTCGGCTACCTCATTCATTGCAAACCGCCGCCCATTGAGGACCCACGCCATCCGGTTAAAGGACGTGCTGAAGGTTCGTGGCTTGTCCCGGTTGACCGCATCTTCCAATCGATGACGGGAAATCGTGGACAAAGTGGAGGGCACTGCAAATTTTCCAACCTTTTCTTTCCTGACTACCACCACATTCATCACCGTGAAGGGAGCGCCGTTCGTCAGGGATGCCCCACCGCCCATCATCCCACTCTCCGCACCTGAAAAGCCCAGGCTCAACAGCCGCATGGTTGATCCAACCGGGAACTTTTGGAAATCAACCACGATCTCGATCCGTTCACCTGGAGCCAGCATGACATACTCGCGCCAAAGTGGTGCTTCCAACAGCCCGCCATCCGTCCCGATCACAGCCATTGGTGCGCCATGACTCCAGGCGAGTTTGTAGACGCGCGAATTTGATCCGTTTACCAAACGCAACCGATACGCCCGCGTGGCCACCGGGAGGACGTAATCAGGTTTTCCGTTGACCAGAATTTGATTGCCCAGAAAACCATCCATCCCATTCATCATTCCGCCCGTCTGGTAGGAAAGCTGATGGTTGCCGTCAAAAAGACGATCCTGAATCACCAGCGGAAGGTCGTGCTCACCGGAAGGAAGCCGGGTGGCTGATTCTTCATCGTCTGAAACCAGAAAGAGACCGGCTAATCCATGGTAGACTTGCGGCCCAGTGCGTCCATCCGGATGTGGGTGAAACCAGTAAGTACCCGCCCGATTCCGAACCTGGAACTCGTAGACATAGATTTGACCCGGATTGATGAGATAACGCGGATGGGCGTCCATCTCGGATGATAGACGCAGACCGTGCCAGTGAATCACCGAAGCCTCCGGCAAGTCATTCCGAAAGTTGATGCGGATGTTTTGCCCTTGATGAACCCGGATAACCGGCCCCAGGTAACTACCGGCGATGGTTTCAATAGACCCAGAATCACCCTTGAGCAAAGCTGCCTGATAGGTCCAAACCCGAGTCGGCTGACCCGGGAAAAGGGAAACGTCGGCTGGAGTTGCCTGTAAGTCAATTTCAACGTCCGGGTCAAAGGTGCTGCTGGTTTGAAATGCGGTCGCTGGTGAATCGGCTTTTATTGATGAGAATGGAAAACCCTCTGTCCCCAAGACCGTCACGCCCAGCGTTGCCAGTTGCAGAAAATCTCTTCGATTGAGAATTCTGTTGCCCTTGATTTCATCAAATGGGTTGAAGCTACGTTTCATACAGCTAAACCTCCCTCCCGTTCACCGTTTTTCCTGCCTTTCAGATGTGAAGACGAATTGACGAATTGAACCTGTCCGCCCTTCCGCCTTCTGAAAAGTGACGGCAATTGCAATGCCACACCTGGGAAGTTGGCAAGACCCTCTCAATGGCCTTGAAATAATACCAATTTAGAATAAAGAATGGTTTAAATCCATTGATTTCAAATATTTAATAATTTCCTAATGCGAGAGTTCCATTCCAAAATGGGATGACTGTTTTTTTAACCTATTTTCACCAGTTTTGGGTCTCCAGGTCTGGGAAGTTTCACCTATATTGGGTATTTCCCAACTATGTTGGGAAATACCCAAAAATCCGTCCTGCGACACGCTCTACTCAGTTTCCTAATGGTATTTGCGTTCCATGCCGGAGGTCCTCCCCAAATGAGAATGCTAGTTTGAATAAGTACCTTGTCATAAATTTCCTGAGATATTGGACTTGGTAAGTGTTTGATTCTTTTCGTGTATTTCGTGTGTTTCGTGGTTCAAAATGTCTGGAAATTTTCAGTAAGGTACTTAACATATCCTGGCCGAAAATCTATGGATGTCCCGGTGTCCGAATTTGCTGAAGAAGTCACCGAAACATACTCTAATCTATCAACTATTGACAGTAGTTGTTTGAGTACCTATAGTGCCTACCTCTCATTATTTTTTCACCTCGTAAGACCTCACCGACCATGCCGAAGTTTTCACTTAGAGGATTTAAAACTGACCGTCAGGGCGCCAGCCACGTGCTGGGCGAATTGGAGACCGTCATCATGGAACTCCTCTGGCAGCAGCCCCAGCAAACCGTTTCTGAAGTAGAAACCCGTCTTGCCCACAGCCGGACCATCGCCCATACCACGGTATTGACAACGCTTGACCGACTCCATCGCAAAGGCTATCTGACACGCGAAAAGGAGGGGAAAGCGTTCGTCTATGCCCCGACCTATACCCGCCAGGAATTTGAACGCGGAATGGCCGAAGAGGTCCTGAGTGCTATCTTGAAAGGAATTGGTGAACCGGCACTGTCCACGTTTGTGGATATGATCGGTGAAGACGAAGCCCAGTTGAACAAGCTGGAAGCCTTGATTCAGGAAAAACGAAAGGACCGGCAGTCATGAATATTTCGCCGTGGGCGCTCCTGCTGGCCGGTATTGAGAATTTTGTCCTGATCAACACAGGTCTGTCCGGGCTTGTGTTTTTTCTGATTGGCATCATCCGGGCAAGTGGACAGTTGACCACCTGGCATCCGTTGAGACAATCGCGGTTGTACGCATCAGCCATGGTCTTCCCCGCTGTTTTTTCAGGCTGGCTGGTGCTGGCGTCCTTGCTGCCGGTGGGCTGGATGAACCGGTCACAATGGGCCACCCACCACACGGAACCCCATACCCTGCATTTGTTAAATGCCCTGACTTCGAGTTTTGACCCAGCCCTGGAATATTCCACCTTCCTGTTTCTGGTTGGAGCAACTGTCATCGCTGGCCTGGTGGCAGTCCAGGCGTATGTCCGTATCGGAAGCCTGGTGCGATGTCTTGAAATCGGCGGCGAGCCCATCTCAACTGAGCAAATGGAACAAGTGAACCACCTGTGCCACCAGCATGGGTTGGAAGTTGGATTGGTCTGCAGCCGGCGTCCGTTTTCGTTTGTATGGGGCTATTTCAAATCAAAATTGATTGTGTCAACCGGGCTGCTCAATAGCCTGACCAGAGAGGAGCTGGCGGCTTTGCTTCACCACGAAGCCGCCCACCACCACCGTCGTGACAATTTGTTGAAGTGGTTGCTGACGATGTGCCGGTACAGTTCGTGTGCCTTTCCCCTGACGAATGTCGTGTATCGCTGGTGGAGCCATTCGGTTGAAATGATTTGTGATGAGGTCGCCGCCGAACGCACTCACCCATTGGAAGTGGCCGAGGCGCTGGTGAAAATCAAGCGACTGGCGGGCACTCTCCCGATGGGTCCCCAGGCCGGGCAATCAGCGTTCTTTGGTGACACCGCTCACCATTTGGAACACCGCATTCATCATCTGGTCGGGTTGCTGGACTCTCAAGAACGCGTCTCGGTAGCACGGCTATCCCACTCCTGGACTGGTTCCGCTCTGTGGCTGACCGCCATGTTTGGGGCCGTGTTAGTGGGGGTGTTTGCCATTTCGCCGCTGGCCATCCACCGACTCGTGGAACAATTCCTCCACCAATTTTGACCTTTGTCGGTTGGATCAATTTTTTCGCGGGTTCAGATTTTCAAAAACTATCGTCGGTAGTTTTCGGGAGAATGAGGAATGAACAGAAAACCACCAATTTGGGCACTGGCCAGCCCGTTCTTTTCAATGAAAACAGTTGCCACCATTTGTCTTGCGGGCCTGGCATTCGGAATCGGAATGACCGGGTGTTCACCTCAAGCCCCACCCCAAGTCCATTCCGAAGCCGAGGAAGAAGCACTGGCTCGCACTGAGTTTACCAGCCGGATTGAGAATTTTTTTGAGTACGAACCACTGAAAGCCAATCGCAAAAGCCAGTTTTTGATTCATCTCACCGATTTAACCGACGGTTCGCCAGTTGAAAAAGCCGAGGTCGTGCTTTCGATCCGAAGAAAAGGGCAACCATCTGAAATCGCTCAAACCAGAGCCCGCATCGGGAAAGTCACGGGAATCTATGTGGCCGATGTCGCAATTTCCAATTCAGGACAGTACGACATTGAATTTCACGTCAAAAACAACAAGCTCGATGAACGGCTGACCGTGACTGATTTTCAGGTTGAGTAATACCAATTTAGGTCAGGGTATCGGGGTCAGGGAAATACAATTTTCTCAATAACTTAACCTTGCCGTAATACGGTGGGTCCATTCCAAAATGGTATAACCGCCAATCGAATCATTGCCATACCGGAGAACATCGTCATGGGAATCCCCGATCTTTCACCAGCCCCGAAGGTCACTCCTGAAAATCCAACGCCACAGACTGGCCAAAAAATGTCCTGGGTTCTCTGGCTGACCGTCCTGATGCTGGTTGCAAGCATCCTGACGGCTGCCCTGTGGCGGCGACCAGGCTCCGTTGTGGAAGAACCACCCGTGGCCGCTCAAAGTACCGGTACGGTCAAGTTCCTGATGGAACAGCAATGGCTCATCCGGATGAAACTGGCACTGGTTGAGGCAAAAACTGTCGCCCGTCAGATCACTTCCACCGGGCGGGTCGTGGCAACGCCGGAACGCCAGGCCGTGGTGTCGCCTCCGGTTGAAGGCATCATTACCGATTCGCACCCCCTTCCCCGGATTGGTCAAGCGGTTTCCAAAGGGCAATTGCTGGCGATCTTGCAGCAAACACCGACAGCCGGAGACGCCGGACAAATTTCCGCCGCCAACGCCCAGGTCCGAATTGAAAACGCCCGGCTGGAAGCTGAACGCCGCCAGTTGGCCCAGGATGTCAATAAAACCCAGGCCCGGTTGACACTGGCCAAAAATGAGTATGACCGGGCGCAAAAGCTCCACCGGGATGGAATCGTCTCACTGAGTGAAGCACAAACAGCGGAGACCGAATTGAAAGCTGCGGAAGCAGATTTCATCGCCGCCCAAAACCAGTTGCAGGCTTTAAACAACTCCTCAACCATTGCCCCTGCGGAAGAAACCACGCGGGTTGAAATCCGGTCACCACTGACCGGCACGATTACAGCCGTTCATAAATCGCTCGGCGAACGCGCCGCTTCCGGAGAAGCCATGTTTGAAATTGTCAGTCTGGATGAGGTTTGGGTGGAAGCTCCGCTCTTTGAAAAGGACCTGCACCGGCTGGCAATCGGTAAAACGGCGTTTTTTACAACCGTGGCCGTCCCCGACGTGGAATACACCGGGAGTCTCGTCAATATTGGATCCGTGATTGACGAGCACCTCCGGGCGGCAACGGTGATTTTTTCAGTTCCGAATCCCCGCCGTGAACTCCGCATCGGGATGCAGGCCAATGTTCGGCTTGATGCCGGTGACCAGGTCGAAGCCACGCTGATTCCGCGTGAAGCCGTGCTCGATCACGAAGGAAAGAAAATCGTGTACGTGCTGCTTTCAGGCGAAGAGTTTGAACGACGCGAAGTCAAGGTTGGCGATGAATACGGCCCAACCATTGCCATTCTTGCTGGGCTCAAGCCAGGGGAGCGAGTCGTTACTCAGGGCGCCTATCAACTCAAACTTCAGGAACTCAGACCCGCAAACGCCGGCGCCCATACCCACGAAACCTGACCCGGCACTCCGAGCCCCAAACCCTATGCTGAATAAAATCATTGACTGGTCCCTCAACAACCGGCTGCTGGTCATCATCGCAGCCGGTGTGCTGCTGGTGTATGGCGGCGTAGTTGCATTTCAGACACAGGTTGACGTGTTCCCCGATTTAACCGCACCAACCGTCACCATTCTGACTGAAAGCCACGGTCTGGCCCCCGAAGAAGTCGAATCGCTGGTTTCACTGCCGATTGAATCCGCCATGAACGGCACGGCGGGGGTGTTTCGGGTGCGGTCCAACTCAGCCATCGGCATTTCGCTGGTGTTTGTGGAATTCCAGTTTGGCACCGACATTTATCGTGCCCGGCAACTGGTAACGGAAAAGCTCCAGCAGGTTCGACTTCCAGAAGGTGTGTCTCCGCCGACATTGGGGCCGATTTCCTCGACCATGGGCGAAATCATGCTCATTTCAATGACCAGCACCACAACCACGCCGATGGAGCTTCGCTCTCTGGCAGACTGGACTGTTCGCCCGCGACTACTCGGAGTCACCGGAGTCTCTCAGGTAATGATCATTGGTGGCGAAACCAAACAATTCCAGGTTTTGGTGAACCCGGCCAAACTGGCTGACTATCAAATTAGCCTCAAAGAAGTCACAGACGCGGTGATTGCCGCCACGGCCAACGCGCCCGGCGGATTTTTAGAGCGTCCGAATGAAGAATTTCTGATCCGGGGCCGTGCCAGAATTCATTCCATTGAGGACCTGGCTCATTCAGTCATTACCGTCCGCGAGACCGTACCAGTGCTGGTCAAAAATGTGGCAACGGTTCAAATCGGCCCGGCACTCAAACGCGGAGATGGAAGCTTTAACGCCCAACCAGCCGTGGTGGCCACCATTCAGAAACAGCCGAATGCCAACACCCTTGAAGTCTCCAGCCAGATTGAAGCGACGCTGGCCAGCCTGAAACCAACCCTTCCACCAGATGTCACGATTGATACCAAAGCCTTCCAGCAAGCTGATTTCATCAAGCGGGCGATTGGCAACGTGCAGCGAGCATTGCTCGAAGGGGGCATCCTTGTCACCGTCATTTTGTTTCTGTTTTTGTGGAATTTCCGAACGACGTTCATCAGTCTGACTGCCATTCCACTTTCACTCATCGCAGCGGTCCTGGCCATGAACTATTTTGGGATGAGCATCAACACCATGACGCTCGGTGGACTGGCCATTGCCATCGGGGAACTGGTGGATGATGCCATTGTGGACGTGGAAAACGTCTTTCGTCGGTTGAAACAAAATACCCAATCTGCCCAGGCGGAACCAGTGATTCGAGTTATCTTCAAAGCTTCAAGCGAAATCCGAAACTCGATTGTGTTTGCCACGCTGATCATTGTGCTGGTGTTTATTCCGCTGTTTAGTCTGAGCGGGTTTGAAGGGCGGATGTTTGCGCCGCTTGCATTTGCCTACATTATCTCAATTCTGGCATCGCTCGTGGTCGCACTGACCGTGACTCCGGTGCTGTGTTATTACCTGCTGACCCGTTCGGAGTTGCTCCATCACGAAACTGACTCACGGTTCGTGGTATGGCTCAAACGCCATTACACCCGGTTGCTTGACTGGACACTGCATCATCCCTACCAGATTATCGGGGCCTCCGGCGTGATGCTCCTGGCGGCTTTGGCCATCATCCCGCTGATGGGAAAGGAGTTTTTGCCTCCGTTCAATGAAGGCACGCTCAATATCAACGTCAATCTGCCGCCTGGAACCTCGCTCAACGAATCAACCCGGATCGGCACCATCGTTGAAAACATGCTGCATCAAATACCGGAGGTTGTCAGCACGACCCGTCGGACCGGGCGAGCGGAACTGGATGAACACGCCGCTGGAGTCAACACCAGTGAAATCGAAGTGGTCACCGAGGAAAAAAATCGCCCGCACGCCGAAGTCATGGAAGAAGTCCGCCAAAACCTGAGCCGGATTCCCGGCGCATCAGTCGAGGTCGGCCAGCCGATTTCACACCGCATTGACCATTTGCTTTCGGGTACACGGGCACAAATTGCAATTAAGATTTTTGGCCCGGATCTGGCAACCCTTCGCTCCAAAGCCGAAGAAGTTCGAGCGGCAATGGAAACCGTGCCCGGAATCGTTGACCTGATCGTTGAGCCGCAAGTTGGTGTGCCGCAAGTTCAAATCAATCTCAATCGCCAGGCAGCGGCGGCGGTTGGATTGCAGGCTGCAGATTTAGCCGAAACCGTGGATACCGCCTTCAACGGCCACATTGCAGCCCAGGTGCTCGAAGAGCAGCGAACCTATGACGTGCTGGTTCGACTTGAAGATTCCGCCCGCCAGTCGGTCGAAAGCATCGGCAAGACATTGATTGACACCCCGATTGGGGCCAGGGTTCCAATCAGTCAGGTGGCTGAAATTCGAACTGATCAAGGGCCAAATACCATCAACCGGGAAAATGTCCAGCGCCGCATCATTGTTCAGGCCAATGTTGCCGGGCGTGATTTGGGAAGCGTCATTGAGGATGTTAAAACCGCTATTTCTCGAACAGTTCCCATGCCGCAAGGCTACTATGTGCAATATGGCGGACAGTTTGAGTCACAAGAACGCGCCTCGCGGCAAATCCTGATTCTGTCGCTGGTTTCCATCGGCGGCATTTTTTTCTTGCTCTATCTGGCCTTGAAATCGAGCCGGTCAGCATTGCTCGTGATGGTCAACCTTCCGCTAGCGCTTATCGGAGGTATTGTCATGGTCTTTGTGTCCGGTGGAACGCTTTCAGTCGCATCCATGGTTGGATTCATCACGTTGTTTGGAATCGCCACCCGCAACGGGATTATGCTCATCACCCACTATCTGCATTTGATCCAGGAAGAATCCCTCGATTTCCGGGAGGCGATTGTTCAGGGGTCACTGGAACGGTTGAGTCCAATCTTGATGACTGCCCTGGTGACCGGTATCGGCCTGATCCCGCTTGCGCTCGGCAAAGGTGAGCCGGGCAAGGAAATCCAGCAACCGATGGCCGTTGTCATTTTAGGTGGTATTGTGACCTCCACGTTTCTCAATATGGTGGTCATTCCAGCCTTGTTTTTGAAATTCGGTGGGGTCGCCAGGTATCTTCGAGAAACGCAACCTTCCGAATAAGAATCACCAGCACCAACACCTGATGCCAGGTGAATTCACAAAATTGGCCTGGATAGCTTGAGCAGCTATGATGAAATCTTGATTCATTCCATTTCTGCTCCAGGAGCTTGCTACTGATGATCAATCCGCAACTTACCTATTTTGCGTTGCTGGTGATTCAGGCACTCCACCTGTTACACCACCGACTTGCCAAACGACATATCAGTTTTGCTGAAGTAATTTCGGCAGCCGTCCTCTGTGTTCCTCCATCATTGTTGCTTCCAGCCTGGTTGTTTGTGCTGACCCATGGCGTCCTCATCGCGGTGCAGATCATTGGAAGCCTTTGGATCCAAAAACTTTCCCCGCACTGGGAAACACCGCTGCAAAAGTGAACCGTCCGTCACTACACCCTCCCTACTTGCCTGTACAACCCAAAAAGAAAATGATAAGGTGGCGCGTTTTAATTGACTTGCCCATTCCGGGCTATACCCACCTGAAAGAATCTGCTTATGTCTGCTTCGGACCTTGACGAAGATCTTGACCATTCCGACGACGAATTTGAGGACGAAGAGGAAGAGGAAACCCTCGAAGACCTGATTGTCAATCTGGCTGACGAATTGCGCCGGGTTGGCCGCGAAGTGTTTAAAGTCAACCGGGCGGTTGACCGCAACCAGGAACTCTTTGAAGACGCCCTCAAGGAACTGCGCCGACTCAACCGCGACGCAACCAAAGCTGCCGCCTCAGTTGATTCCAGTGCGATTGAACAAGCTGTCCTTGAAACCAAAGCCTCGCTGTGCAAAGAGTTGCTTGGTGTGCTTGACGGACTCGAACTCAGCCTGGCTTCGGCCAAAGACATCGTCACGCAACTCGAAATCGCGCTTGATGAAAACACAACGATGGCTGAGGAAGTGGCCGTGAATTTTGAGACACTTTCTCATTCCTTCCCACCCGAGGTATTGGCCTGGTTTTCCCTCGCCCGCACCTTCCGCTGGGATGTGACCGACACCGCCAATTCATTCAATCAATGGCTTGAGGGTCAACACATGGTCATTCGTCGGTTTCTGGCTGTTTTAGCCGCTGTTGGAGTAGAACCGATTGATTCAGTTGGATACCGCTTTATGCCGGACCGACACAAAGCCGTGTCGGTTGAAATCCGAACCGATGTTCCAGCAGGAACCATCGTTGATGAAGAAGTGAAGGGCTATACCCTGGACGGGAAAATTCTTCGCTTCGCAGAGGTGATCGTAACTCGTTATGAGTAAAACAGTTGGCATTGATCTTGGCACCACCAATTCACTGGTGGCCATTCTTGAAAACGGCATTCCCCGCATTCTGGAGCGCAATGG
The sequence above is a segment of the Acidobacteriota bacterium genome. Coding sequences within it:
- a CDS encoding efflux RND transporter permease subunit; the protein is MLNKIIDWSLNNRLLVIIAAGVLLVYGGVVAFQTQVDVFPDLTAPTVTILTESHGLAPEEVESLVSLPIESAMNGTAGVFRVRSNSAIGISLVFVEFQFGTDIYRARQLVTEKLQQVRLPEGVSPPTLGPISSTMGEIMLISMTSTTTTPMELRSLADWTVRPRLLGVTGVSQVMIIGGETKQFQVLVNPAKLADYQISLKEVTDAVIAATANAPGGFLERPNEEFLIRGRARIHSIEDLAHSVITVRETVPVLVKNVATVQIGPALKRGDGSFNAQPAVVATIQKQPNANTLEVSSQIEATLASLKPTLPPDVTIDTKAFQQADFIKRAIGNVQRALLEGGILVTVILFLFLWNFRTTFISLTAIPLSLIAAVLAMNYFGMSINTMTLGGLAIAIGELVDDAIVDVENVFRRLKQNTQSAQAEPVIRVIFKASSEIRNSIVFATLIIVLVFIPLFSLSGFEGRMFAPLAFAYIISILASLVVALTVTPVLCYYLLTRSELLHHETDSRFVVWLKRHYTRLLDWTLHHPYQIIGASGVMLLAALAIIPLMGKEFLPPFNEGTLNINVNLPPGTSLNESTRIGTIVENMLHQIPEVVSTTRRTGRAELDEHAAGVNTSEIEVVTEEKNRPHAEVMEEVRQNLSRIPGASVEVGQPISHRIDHLLSGTRAQIAIKIFGPDLATLRSKAEEVRAAMETVPGIVDLIVEPQVGVPQVQINLNRQAAAAVGLQAADLAETVDTAFNGHIAAQVLEEQRTYDVLVRLEDSARQSVESIGKTLIDTPIGARVPISQVAEIRTDQGPNTINRENVQRRIIVQANVAGRDLGSVIEDVKTAISRTVPMPQGYYVQYGGQFESQERASRQILILSLVSIGGIFFLLYLALKSSRSALLVMVNLPLALIGGIVMVFVSGGTLSVASMVGFITLFGIATRNGIMLITHYLHLIQEESLDFREAIVQGSLERLSPILMTALVTGIGLIPLALGKGEPGKEIQQPMAVVILGGIVTSTFLNMVVIPALFLKFGGVARYLRETQPSE
- the grpE gene encoding nucleotide exchange factor GrpE — its product is MSASDLDEDLDHSDDEFEDEEEEETLEDLIVNLADELRRVGREVFKVNRAVDRNQELFEDALKELRRLNRDATKAAASVDSSAIEQAVLETKASLCKELLGVLDGLELSLASAKDIVTQLEIALDENTTMAEEVAVNFETLSHSFPPEVLAWFSLARTFRWDVTDTANSFNQWLEGQHMVIRRFLAVLAAVGVEPIDSVGYRFMPDRHKAVSVEIRTDVPAGTIVDEEVKGYTLDGKILRFAEVIVTRYE